The proteins below come from a single Gemmatimonadota bacterium genomic window:
- a CDS encoding phosphoribosyl-AMP cyclohydrolase — MATSSGSGRLEEGTKESLDFSKLRQIAGIREDVLPVVVQDSSTKEVLILAYINRLALDESQKTGIATFWSTSRNELWVKGATSGNALGIDEIRVNCEQNSVVFLVTPRGGGACHTKYSDGRYRTGCYYRRVKSSGELEFV, encoded by the coding sequence ATGGCGACATCATCAGGATCCGGGCGCCTTGAGGAGGGAACAAAGGAATCCCTCGATTTCTCGAAACTCAGGCAGATCGCAGGCATCCGGGAGGATGTCCTGCCGGTAGTCGTGCAGGATTCCTCTACGAAGGAAGTGTTGATCCTGGCCTACATCAACCGCCTGGCCCTGGACGAATCCCAGAAGACCGGGATTGCCACGTTCTGGAGCACTTCGCGGAATGAGCTGTGGGTGAAAGGCGCCACCTCGGGAAACGCGCTGGGTATCGATGAAATCCGCGTGAACTGCGAGCAGAACTCCGTGGTCTTTCTCGTGACGCCCCGGGGCGGCGGAGCCTGTCACACGAAGTACAGCGATGGGCGGTACCGTACCGGATGCTACTACCGCCGCGTGAAGTCGTCCGGGGAACTGGAGTTCGTCTGA
- a CDS encoding SDR family oxidoreductase, with amino-acid sequence MGAQRVAVITGAGRGMGAAIAKNLAGQGWAVSLLSPSGAAESLAGELGGIGVTGSVTDEDDLGKLVDLTMDAHGRIDGVVNSTGHPPKGSLLDIPDEDWHTGLDIVFLNVVRMARLVTSIMIGQGGGSIVNISTYAAFEPEHYFPVSTAFRAALASYTKIYADNHAGDNIRMNNILPGFINSLPESEVFKSRIPMGRYGTVEEIAETAAFLLSPGSGYITGQNLRVDGGITRSV; translated from the coding sequence ATGGGTGCGCAACGCGTAGCGGTCATTACGGGGGCGGGACGCGGCATGGGAGCGGCCATCGCGAAGAACCTGGCCGGCCAGGGGTGGGCCGTCTCGCTGCTGTCCCCCTCTGGAGCGGCGGAATCACTGGCCGGGGAACTGGGCGGCATCGGCGTGACAGGGTCCGTCACGGACGAGGACGACCTGGGGAAACTGGTGGACCTGACCATGGACGCCCACGGACGCATCGACGGGGTCGTCAACAGCACCGGGCATCCGCCTAAGGGCAGTCTCCTGGACATACCGGACGAAGACTGGCACACGGGACTGGACATCGTGTTTCTCAACGTGGTGCGCATGGCGCGCCTCGTCACGTCGATCATGATTGGCCAGGGCGGTGGATCGATCGTGAACATCTCGACCTACGCCGCCTTCGAACCGGAACATTACTTTCCCGTATCGACAGCCTTCCGGGCGGCCCTGGCGAGTTATACGAAGATCTACGCCGACAACCACGCCGGAGACAACATCCGGATGAACAACATCCTGCCGGGGTTCATCAACAGCCTCCCGGAATCGGAGGTCTTCAAGTCGCGCATTCCCATGGGACGCTACGGCACCGTGGAAGAGATCGCGGAAACGGCCGCGTTCCTGCTGTCCCCCGGGTCCGGCTATATCACCGGGCAGAACCTGCGGGTCGACGGGGGCATTACCCGGTCGGTCTGA
- a CDS encoding phytanoyl-CoA dioxygenase family protein → MKQAFLASFRQNGFINLGKVLSDEEVDRFRDLFDEDRRRFPYFWHPYGHHQEANYDALITSPAFDGLIRHPAIYGTIEELMGGPLCFGEIGLRSMGPYKGEFHQRWHRDKAHWFDHPLRMDYIQLMAYFTDVDENTHCFSISPEGIDEPVLKENGAQLERGVCDLHGPAGTCALFNVSVLHTATTRPTRAVRKTAQIYYGHRNRDPLANDSGIPATLWRDSDDPETRAFYGVLNERTRLYMAAFGG, encoded by the coding sequence ATGAAGCAGGCCTTCCTGGCGTCTTTTCGCCAGAACGGATTTATCAATCTCGGAAAGGTCCTCTCGGACGAGGAGGTGGATCGTTTTCGCGATCTCTTCGACGAGGACCGCCGCCGGTTCCCCTATTTCTGGCATCCCTACGGCCATCACCAGGAGGCCAACTACGACGCGCTCATCACCTCGCCGGCCTTTGACGGACTGATACGCCATCCCGCCATCTACGGCACCATAGAGGAACTGATGGGCGGTCCGCTCTGTTTCGGAGAAATCGGACTGCGGTCCATGGGACCGTACAAGGGTGAATTTCACCAGCGCTGGCACCGCGACAAGGCCCACTGGTTCGACCATCCCCTCCGCATGGACTACATCCAGCTCATGGCCTATTTCACCGACGTGGACGAGAACACCCACTGCTTCTCCATCTCGCCCGAAGGGATAGACGAGCCCGTCCTGAAGGAAAACGGCGCACAGCTGGAACGGGGGGTCTGCGACCTCCACGGCCCCGCAGGCACCTGCGCCCTGTTCAACGTATCGGTGCTCCACACGGCCACCACGCGCCCCACGCGGGCCGTGCGGAAGACCGCGCAGATCTACTACGGCCACCGGAACCGGGATCCCCTAGCCAACGATTCGGGGATACCCGCCACCTTATGGCGAGACAGCGACGACCCGGAGACCCGGGCCTTCTACGGCGTCCTGAACGAACGCACCAGGCTCTACATGGCGGCTTTCGGAGGGTAG
- a CDS encoding mandelate racemase/muconate lactonizing enzyme family protein has protein sequence MKITGLKTHSVHVNHRGDWTFLSVHTDEGITGYGEVNPGGARAGSVDFLQQVEPVLAGRDPGAIERILAELLPSPVDRSKVMALSALDQALWDIKGKALGVPVADIIGGRCHEEIPLYANINRATTDRTPEGFARNAEAAVSDGFDAVKLAPFDGMPSGIDRASDAREGIACMEAVRAAIGPDVSLLIDCHSHFTARGGCEVFDALRDLALYWYEEPVPDEDHEGYRVIRDHIDVPLAGGESLMYREGFWPVLDGGLMDVIMPDVTVVGGLWELKKVAAMAKGRGIPTAPHGPFGPLTIAAGVQAMAAHPGFQILEYAWGEVPWRHELLEPAERIDRGRIRVSDRPGLGVSLNMEAIEMHRTGQ, from the coding sequence GTGAAGATAACCGGACTGAAGACCCACTCCGTCCACGTGAACCACCGGGGCGACTGGACCTTTCTGTCGGTGCATACCGACGAGGGGATCACTGGGTACGGCGAGGTGAATCCCGGCGGCGCCAGGGCCGGGAGCGTGGACTTCCTGCAGCAGGTCGAACCCGTGCTGGCCGGCCGCGATCCCGGCGCCATCGAACGCATCCTGGCCGAGCTCCTCCCTTCGCCCGTGGACCGGTCGAAGGTGATGGCCCTGAGCGCCCTCGACCAGGCCCTGTGGGACATCAAGGGGAAGGCCCTTGGCGTGCCCGTGGCCGACATCATCGGGGGACGCTGCCACGAGGAAATCCCCCTCTACGCCAACATCAACCGGGCCACGACGGACCGGACGCCCGAAGGCTTCGCCCGGAACGCCGAAGCGGCGGTCTCGGACGGTTTCGACGCCGTGAAACTGGCCCCCTTCGATGGGATGCCCTCAGGTATCGACCGGGCTTCCGACGCCCGGGAGGGCATTGCCTGCATGGAAGCGGTGCGCGCCGCGATCGGTCCGGACGTATCCCTGTTGATCGACTGCCACAGCCACTTCACCGCCAGGGGCGGGTGCGAGGTCTTTGACGCGCTGAGGGACCTGGCCCTGTACTGGTACGAGGAACCCGTACCCGACGAAGACCACGAGGGATACCGGGTCATCCGGGATCACATCGACGTACCGCTGGCGGGAGGAGAAAGCCTGATGTACCGGGAGGGGTTCTGGCCCGTCCTGGACGGGGGACTGATGGACGTCATCATGCCGGACGTAACGGTGGTGGGCGGGCTGTGGGAACTGAAGAAGGTCGCCGCCATGGCGAAGGGCCGGGGGATTCCTACCGCGCCGCACGGTCCGTTCGGGCCGTTGACCATCGCGGCGGGCGTTCAGGCCATGGCCGCCCATCCCGGTTTTCAGATCCTGGAATACGCCTGGGGAGAGGTGCCCTGGAGACACGAATTGCTCGAACCCGCGGAACGGATCGACCGCGGACGCATCCGTGTATCCGACCGGCCCGGCCTGGGCGTCTCGCTGAACATGGAAGCTATTGAAATGCACCGCACAGGCCAGTAG
- a CDS encoding carboxymuconolactone decarboxylase family protein: MGKVLRSYELLEERMKEIYFDFYRETYREGTALDNKTKELIAIAASLSAGCQNCLEGHLKKAMKYGADGAEIREAVAIAVGVAAATIVDRSDLANFEMNFNELLKKAAKAEKAGSKA, translated from the coding sequence GTGGGCAAGGTTCTCAGGTCGTACGAGTTGCTGGAAGAACGGATGAAGGAAATCTACTTCGATTTCTACCGGGAGACATACCGGGAGGGCACTGCGCTCGACAACAAGACCAAGGAACTGATCGCCATAGCCGCCTCGCTGAGCGCGGGATGCCAGAACTGCCTGGAAGGTCACCTCAAGAAAGCCATGAAGTACGGCGCCGACGGCGCGGAGATCCGGGAAGCCGTGGCCATCGCCGTGGGTGTGGCGGCCGCCACGATCGTGGACCGCAGCGACCTGGCGAATTTCGAGATGAATTTCAATGAACTGCTCAAGAAAGCGGCCAAGGCCGAGAAGGCGGGCAGCAAGGCCTGA
- a CDS encoding TlpA disulfide reductase family protein, whose product MKSVSTTFLCALFAAATVLSTVQAQTGDQDQQPLSDDEQKIVAYIMKQVSESKAGKPNFGPETAMAVYKELGIQVTPNMVPRIRAAVVTELKAIEARLMLKEGSAAPDFNLPVLGGGEASLSALKGKVVVVNFWATWCPPCLVEMPVLNELYETYRDRGVEVLGLSLDEEGLPVTKPFVERLNVSYPIVEADRKTYQAYGNVLTIPHTFVINREGTVTKRFVNNQTKDEFKAAIKAALAGK is encoded by the coding sequence GTGAAAAGCGTATCTACGACGTTCTTGTGCGCCTTGTTTGCCGCGGCAACCGTCCTTTCCACTGTGCAGGCGCAGACCGGGGACCAGGACCAACAGCCCCTGTCCGACGACGAGCAGAAGATCGTCGCCTACATCATGAAGCAGGTCTCGGAGTCCAAGGCCGGCAAGCCGAACTTCGGCCCGGAAACGGCCATGGCCGTGTACAAAGAACTCGGGATCCAAGTCACCCCGAACATGGTGCCCCGCATCCGGGCGGCCGTCGTGACCGAGTTGAAGGCCATCGAGGCCCGGCTCATGCTGAAGGAAGGCAGCGCCGCACCCGATTTCAACCTGCCGGTCCTGGGCGGCGGCGAGGCCAGTCTTTCCGCCTTGAAAGGGAAGGTGGTCGTAGTGAACTTCTGGGCCACCTGGTGTCCGCCCTGCCTCGTGGAGATGCCGGTGCTGAACGAGCTCTACGAGACGTACAGGGACCGGGGGGTCGAGGTACTCGGACTTTCACTCGACGAAGAGGGGCTTCCGGTCACGAAACCCTTCGTCGAAAGGCTGAACGTATCCTATCCCATCGTGGAAGCGGACCGGAAGACCTACCAGGCGTACGGCAACGTGCTTACCATACCCCACACCTTCGTGATCAATCGCGAAGGCACCGTCACGAAACGGTTCGTCAACAACCAGACGAAAGACGAATTCAAGGCCGCGATCAAGGCGGCGCTGGCGGGGAAGTAG